A region from the Mucilaginibacter sp. CSA2-8R genome encodes:
- a CDS encoding DUF4184 family protein, which produces MPFTFAHPAIVLPLIKISRRWLSLTALVVGSMTPDFDYFLRLRVKSVYSYTLAGLLWFDLPLGVLLTVLYLVCVKGKLLSALPQYLYRDYDGRSRDTPLTVLSVEYVAVICYSVLLGAASHLFWDAFTHPHGYFVDHILWLNKTIAIGNFKIQYYKLLQHASTAVGLSIIAAIIANCPKLTARIDKSFRINFWKTVALVVFFFVVIRFLLSFNHLSFGDFVLTIMSASFVGIFLSAVTNRVKYRGARSLLSPLLTDGQFILSRADYATGIVLDENLNWAVDDKQNVYTVYNDVDQAIEAARNIANYRGDIECYVHDSQMRPVYFIRKDEIKDLRQ; this is translated from the coding sequence ATGCCTTTTACTTTTGCCCACCCTGCCATTGTACTACCCCTTATCAAAATTAGTAGGCGATGGTTGTCTCTTACTGCTTTAGTGGTTGGAAGTATGACACCGGATTTTGATTACTTCCTTAGGTTAAGAGTTAAAAGCGTGTATAGCTACACATTAGCAGGACTATTATGGTTTGATTTACCTTTAGGAGTTTTACTCACGGTTTTATACCTGGTTTGCGTTAAGGGAAAGTTATTAAGTGCTTTGCCCCAGTATTTATATCGAGATTATGATGGTCGAAGCCGCGACACGCCTCTTACAGTTCTTTCTGTTGAATACGTGGCTGTTATTTGTTATTCCGTACTATTGGGGGCGGCATCACATCTGTTTTGGGATGCATTTACGCATCCACACGGCTATTTCGTAGATCATATACTTTGGCTTAACAAAACTATTGCGATAGGCAATTTTAAGATTCAGTATTATAAGCTGCTCCAACATGCAAGTACTGCAGTTGGGTTGTCGATTATCGCTGCGATAATAGCGAACTGTCCGAAGTTGACTGCGAGAATTGATAAATCATTTCGCATTAATTTTTGGAAAACAGTTGCTTTAGTTGTGTTCTTCTTTGTCGTAATTAGGTTTTTACTTAGTTTTAATCATCTAAGTTTTGGAGATTTCGTGTTAACCATTATGTCTGCTTCTTTTGTCGGAATTTTTCTTTCTGCGGTCACAAATAGAGTAAAGTATAGGGGAGCACGATCTTTATTAAGTCCTCTACTAACGGATGGTCAATTTATATTATCAAGAGCAGATTATGCTACCGGAATTGTACTTGACGAAAATCTAAATTGGGCTGTTGATGATAAGCAAAACGTTTACACTGTTTATAATGACGTTGACCAAGCTATTGAAGCAGCAAGAAACATTGCTAACTATAGAGGTGATATAGAATGTTATGTTCATGACAGCCAAATGCGGCCTGTATATTTTATCCGGAAAGATGAAATTAAAGACCTAAGGCAATAG
- the lpxK gene encoding tetraacyldisaccharide 4'-kinase — protein sequence MLKYLRWLLFPFSLLYGLVVVVRNWFYDAGLFKSRKFELPVICVGNLDVGGAGKSPMTEYLVRLLKSDFKLATLSRGYGRQSKGFWVANNEVDPVREITATAAKSTATANMAAQLGDEPSQFAQKFPDVTVAVCEKRVEGIERLQANHDLIILDDAYQHRAVEPGFSVLLFDYSRINEPHLLLPAGNLREPFVGRYRADVFVVSKCPPDLSVADQHKIITQLKPLNYQQVYFTAITYLPLQWLNGGDEPASLNQNTTLFLITGIANARPLLQHLGKLTTHIVHHNYADHHQFSLKNIAKLAQDFNSCTDAQKVIITTEKDAQRLRNPQLLPLVNTLPIMVLPIGISFLNGGEAQFNKTIFNYVRQYTTHRSVH from the coding sequence ATGCTCAAATATCTGCGCTGGCTGTTATTCCCATTTTCGCTGCTTTACGGCCTGGTAGTGGTAGTACGCAACTGGTTTTACGATGCAGGCCTGTTTAAAAGCCGAAAGTTTGAGCTGCCGGTCATCTGCGTGGGCAACCTGGATGTTGGTGGTGCGGGTAAAAGCCCTATGACCGAGTATTTGGTGCGTTTGCTAAAGTCAGATTTTAAACTGGCCACGCTAAGCCGGGGGTATGGCCGCCAAAGTAAAGGTTTTTGGGTTGCAAATAATGAAGTCGATCCTGTAAGAGAAATTACTGCTACTGCCGCTAAATCTACTGCAACCGCAAATATGGCTGCTCAACTCGGTGATGAACCTTCCCAGTTTGCGCAAAAGTTTCCGGACGTTACCGTAGCAGTTTGTGAAAAGCGGGTAGAGGGCATCGAACGGCTGCAAGCCAATCACGACCTCATTATTTTAGATGATGCTTACCAGCACCGGGCTGTCGAGCCGGGTTTTAGCGTATTATTGTTTGATTATAGCCGCATCAATGAGCCGCATCTGTTGCTGCCTGCCGGTAACCTGCGCGAGCCGTTTGTGGGCCGGTATCGGGCTGATGTTTTCGTGGTAAGTAAATGTCCGCCCGATTTAAGTGTAGCTGATCAACACAAAATAATAACTCAATTAAAACCTTTAAATTACCAGCAGGTATATTTTACGGCTATCACTTACCTGCCTTTGCAATGGTTAAACGGAGGTGACGAACCGGCTTCGCTTAATCAGAATACTACACTATTCCTGATCACGGGTATTGCCAATGCACGGCCGCTGTTACAGCATTTAGGTAAACTTACAACACACATTGTACATCATAATTATGCCGATCATCATCAATTTAGCTTAAAAAATATTGCTAAACTTGCACAAGATTTTAACAGCTGCACTGACGCTCAAAAAGTTATTATAACCACCGAAAAAGATGCGCAGCGCCTGCGCAACCCTCAGTTATTGCCCTTGGTAAACACACTGCCAATTATGGTGTTGCCAATTGGCATCAGCTTTTTAAACGGAGGCGAAGCGCAGTTTAATAAAACGATATTTAATTATGTTAGACAATATACAACGCACCGTAGCGTACATTAA
- a CDS encoding purine-nucleoside phosphorylase gives MLDNIQRTVAYIKKSIGDFEPEAGIILGTGLGGLVKEIEVEKQMLYANIPDFPVATLEFHSGKLIFGTLAGKKVVAMQGRLHYYEGYSMQQITFPVRVMKMLGIKTLFVSNASGSLNADFKTGDLMVIEDHINLQPSNPLIGSNYEELGPRFPDMSQPYSKELTQKALQIAKQNNITCHKGVYVAVTGPNLETRAEYRYLRIIGGDAVGMSTVPEVIVANHMSLPVFAISVLTDEGFPEVLKPVSLEEIIETAQKAEPHLTHILKELIAGLD, from the coding sequence ATGTTAGACAATATACAACGCACCGTAGCGTACATTAAAAAAAGCATCGGCGATTTTGAACCCGAAGCCGGCATTATTTTAGGCACTGGCCTGGGTGGTTTAGTTAAAGAGATAGAGGTAGAAAAACAGATGCTCTATGCTAACATTCCCGATTTTCCGGTAGCCACACTCGAATTTCATTCCGGCAAATTGATTTTTGGTACTCTGGCCGGTAAAAAGGTAGTGGCTATGCAGGGTCGTTTGCATTACTACGAAGGCTACAGCATGCAGCAAATTACCTTTCCGGTGAGGGTGATGAAAATGTTGGGTATCAAAACACTGTTTGTTTCTAATGCCAGCGGATCGCTTAATGCTGATTTTAAAACCGGCGATTTAATGGTGATTGAAGACCATATTAACCTGCAGCCATCAAATCCATTAATTGGAAGCAATTATGAAGAGTTAGGCCCGCGTTTTCCGGACATGAGTCAGCCTTACTCTAAAGAATTGACTCAAAAGGCACTGCAAATTGCAAAGCAAAATAATATCACCTGCCATAAAGGAGTGTATGTAGCTGTAACAGGTCCTAACTTGGAAACCCGTGCCGAATATCGCTACCTGCGTATTATAGGTGGTGATGCGGTAGGAATGAGCACTGTGCCCGAGGTAATTGTGGCAAACCACATGAGCCTGCCGGTATTTGCAATTTCGGTATTAACCGATGAAGGTTTCCCTGAAGTACTGAAGCCGGTATCATTAGAAGAAATTATAGAAACTGCTCAAAAAGCTGAACCGCATTTGACACATATATTGAAAGAGCTAATTGCAGGTTTGGATTAA